Genomic window (Nitrosophilus kaiyonis):
GGGAAAAAACTCATTATTCTCCTTTGGAAGAAATAATATCATATATTTTTATAAACCTATTTGATAGGTGTCAAGGAAATAATTTTAAAATAAAAATAAAATTTTTAAAAATTAAAAAGGTTTAGTATGGAAAAGGATTTTTTAAATCTAATTCAAAAAGAGTTTCCTATTGAAGAGAGACCTTTTGAGATTTTAGCTAAAAAATTAAATAGTGATGAAGATAAATTGATAGAAATTTATAAAAAATTAAAAGATGAAAAGATAATTAGACAAACTTCAGCCATTTTTGATACTAAATCTTTAGGTTATAAATCCTCTTTAGTGGCTTTTATGGTTGATGATATTGAAAATGCAGCAAATTTTATAAATACCCATCCAGGAGTTAGCCACAATTATGAAAGAGACAATGAATTTAATCTTTGGTTTACAATAGCAGTTGAGCCTGATAGCAAATTGGGTTTAGAAAAGACAGTTGAATTAATGGCAAAAAAAGTTAATGCAAAAGATTTTATTGTACTTCCTACAATTAAGATGTTTAAAATAAAAGTACAATTAGATGTAAAAGGTGATAGAGCAAAAAAAGAGAAACTTGAAAAAAAGAAAAAAATTGAACTAAAATTAGAACCACTTCATTTTGAGTTGATAAAAAGATTACAAGAAGATATAGAACCTGTTAAAAAACCTTTTGAGAAAATAGTTAGGGATTTAAATATTGATTATGAAACACTAAAAAAAGAGGCACAAAATTTACAAAATGCTGGAATTTTGAGAAGATTTGCCTCTATTTTGTATCATAGAAGAGCAGGTTTTAATGCAAATGCAATGGTAGTTTGGAGTGTTGATGAGAAAAATGCACTTGAAATTGGAGAGAAAGTTGCTAGTTTCACTGCTGTTAGCCACTGCTATCTAAGACCAACATACCCAAAATGGCCATATCCTTTATTTAGTATGATACATGGTAAAACTAAAGAGGAAGTAGAAAATGTAGTTAAAGATATCAAAAAAGAGATAAATCCAAAAGATTACAAATATCTTTATTCAACAAGAGAGTTTAAAAAGCAGAGAATAAAATATTTTAGTGATGAATTTAAAGAGTGGGAGAAAAAATATGCTTGATTTTTTTAAAGAGGAAGCAGTTTATATCTATATAGCCCTATTTGTTTTTGGTATAGCTTTGTTTATTGTAACAAGGCCATTTATGCCCAAAAAAAGTAAAATCGCTCTTCCTATAGTAGCTATATTTTTAATTTTGGGTCTTTTAGCGCACTATTTTTATAGAATAAACCATATAAAAGAGGTAGCTAAAGCTTTTAATGAAGGTAAAAATATTTTATGTATAGATAAAACAAATAAAATAGGGAGTGTTTTAGTAAAAAAAGGTGAATGGAAACTAAAAGATGACACCTTTATACATCCAGAGTTTCCAAGGGGATATAATATAAGACAATGTATAGTTGAGTGAATTAGAAAGTAAGAAAGTTAGATAGTGATAGAGTAAGAAAGTGAGAAGGATAAGTAAAGAGAGGAAGCAGTGAAGTAATTAATTTCATATTCCCAATATACCAATAACCAATATACTAATTACAAATGTCAAATGTCTTTGATATAACTACTTTTCTATTTTATAATAAAGATCAAATGAGTTTACTTCAGGTGAAATAGTAATTTCACTTTGGAGATTTTTTTTGATTTTATATCTAATTACGATTGTTGAAATTTGATCATTTTTATAAAGAACTGTGATTTTTTCTGCAATTTTTTTCCCTATTTCAAAACCTATTCTATTTTCTGAAGTAATTAGTGAAAATTTATCAAGTTTTAGACCAAAAGACTCTATTAAATCCTTTACAAAAAAATTGCTAAAAATACCTGTAAATTTTTCAGACCCTACACTTTTAAATAGCAATGAAGAGAGTTTTGAGTCAAAAAGTATTAAAGATAAGATATCGTTTTGTGATAGATATGGTTCAGATTCAAATAAAATAATCGGATTTTGAAGATTATTTACAATTTTTATAAAGATCGTATATTCATCTTTTTCATATTCAACTAATAAATTTAACATAGGATTTTTTGGCGGACCATAAAAATCTATATCACTTTTTTTAATTTTAAATATTTTGTTTCCAAATGTATATTTTCCTTTTAAAACTTCTACCATACCAAGGAGTTGAAGATCCTTTTGATACTCTTTCCATATAGTAATATCGGGCAAAATTAAAGCATTTAAATCTTTGATATGATAAAAAAGAGGCTTTTTAGAATAGATATGTATATTAAGTCCTACAAAATTTTTAAAAAACATTGATTTAACTGGTTTTTCTTTATCTATAATTATTATATCTTCATCCTCTATAGTTTTTATTCTTCTTGGATTATATGTGATTTGAGCATCTTTTATAAAAATATCTCCTTGAATGTAGATATTTTTTTTATTAATATCTGCTTGTAAATTTGTATTTACTTTTGCTATACCTTCAACTGAGGAGTATCTATAATCTTTTGCATTTATAAAAAATCTACCATCTTTAAAAAGATTGTAAAATCCTTCTATCTTTATCTTATCTTCAATCCAAAACTCTTTTACTTTAATATTATTTTGTGATATTTCAAATTTTGAGCTTTTTGTAGCAAAAAATGAGTGATTTGGCAGAGCCAAAGCATAATAATCAATAATAAAAGTTTTTAAATCTCCATTGAAATGGGCTAAAAGATAAGTTAATGCAAAATAGTTATATTTTTTATATTCATATACAAGCCAAGGAGAATGTATTTTTCCACTGTATGTTAATTTTTTTATATTAAAATCTAAAGTAATATCTAATTTTGAATCTAAATACATATTTGGTAGAGGATAAAATACTTTTGCTTTTTTATAAAAATCAAAAAAAGATGGTATATCTAAATTAACATAGAGTTTTTCTTTCAAATTTTTTGAATATATTTTGATAAAAACTGTATCTAGAAGATTTAAATCTGCTTGTAATAATTTGTCATATTTAATTTTTGATGAAAAATAGCTATTTTTAATATAAACCAAAATGGTACTATTTTGAAATTTTATATTTAAATCAATAGGAGAAAAATCTTTTTTAATATTATATTTCATAGAAAAATTGTCTGATAAAAATATTTTTGATTTTATAGTTTTATTTAAATATTCTCCTTTTATTGAAGCAATATTTGAGTTGATATTAAATTTAATATCTGCTTTTTTGAAAAATTTGGCATCTATATTTAATAAAAGATAAATTTCTTTCAAGTCACTTGGATATTTTTTTAAAACATCTTTTATAAAAATTTTATCTGATTTTATATTTGCTACAAATTTATTTTTTTCTTTTTTTATATTAAAAGATATAGGAAGGTTTTTGATTTTTCCTTCAACTTTTTTTTCATTGCCCAAAAATGAAATTTCTATCTTTTTATAAATGTTATCTTTTATATTTTCAAAATTATAATTATTAGTGATTTTGCAAATCCCATTATATTTTAGACTATTTTTATAGTTTATATTTGAATCTATAAAAATATTTAT
Coding sequences:
- a CDS encoding translocation/assembly module TamB domain-containing protein translates to MKKVFFIIEIFLLVILTFFVLESKEKILENFIKYELLKYKISTSIKWNKIDNFIFENIKYKKDSLSSKIDIFLDYRYFLNGVIGFKSIKIDNLNINNLFKIKTQKSSSKFFIPIFIKKINIDSNYRFKNKNSKIFLYATDIKIKKDIDAKIKNIKISTFWFDLKGSGKIKKNVAYLDSKTFLKKSLKIEENILEKLNPIISKIVIDKTKISFDSFTKIENLYNFKKINANLAGKYIFKDKKLSSKLKAKFFRKNINIFIDSNINYKNSLKYNGICKITNNYNFENIKDNIYKKIEISFLGNEKKVEGKIKNLPISFNIKKEKNKFVANIKSDKIFIKDVLKKYPSDLKEIYLLLNIDAKFFKKADIKFNINSNIASIKGEYLNKTIKSKIFLSDNFSMKYNIKKDFSPIDLNIKFQNSTILVYIKNSYFSSKIKYDKLLQADLNLLDTVFIKIYSKNLKEKLYVNLDIPSFFDFYKKAKVFYPLPNMYLDSKLDITLDFNIKKLTYSGKIHSPWLVYEYKKYNYFALTYLLAHFNGDLKTFIIDYYALALPNHSFFATKSSKFEISQNNIKVKEFWIEDKIKIEGFYNLFKDGRFFINAKDYRYSSVEGIAKVNTNLQADINKKNIYIQGDIFIKDAQITYNPRRIKTIEDEDIIIIDKEKPVKSMFFKNFVGLNIHIYSKKPLFYHIKDLNALILPDITIWKEYQKDLQLLGMVEVLKGKYTFGNKIFKIKKSDIDFYGPPKNPMLNLLVEYEKDEYTIFIKIVNNLQNPIILFESEPYLSQNDILSLILFDSKLSSLLFKSVGSEKFTGIFSNFFVKDLIESFGLKLDKFSLITSENRIGFEIGKKIAEKITVLYKNDQISTIVIRYKIKKNLQSEITISPEVNSFDLYYKIEK
- a CDS encoding Lrp/AsnC family transcriptional regulator, yielding MEKDFLNLIQKEFPIEERPFEILAKKLNSDEDKLIEIYKKLKDEKIIRQTSAIFDTKSLGYKSSLVAFMVDDIENAANFINTHPGVSHNYERDNEFNLWFTIAVEPDSKLGLEKTVELMAKKVNAKDFIVLPTIKMFKIKVQLDVKGDRAKKEKLEKKKKIELKLEPLHFELIKRLQEDIEPVKKPFEKIVRDLNIDYETLKKEAQNLQNAGILRRFASILYHRRAGFNANAMVVWSVDEKNALEIGEKVASFTAVSHCYLRPTYPKWPYPLFSMIHGKTKEEVENVVKDIKKEINPKDYKYLYSTREFKKQRIKYFSDEFKEWEKKYA